A genomic segment from Phragmites australis chromosome 6, lpPhrAust1.1, whole genome shotgun sequence encodes:
- the LOC133921533 gene encoding brassinosteroid-responsive RING protein 1-like, whose amino-acid sequence MGFPVGYSDMLLPRVLLQVLLLLGHLHRFLLWAFHAVGLGDLVDNYPLPAATAQEQWSVHSGAAAAALQHRRPEFRAVPAVVIEEALPVVRFDELASVCGDGDCAVCLSGIGGGDEVHRLSNCRHAFHRGCLDRWMAHDQRTCPLCRSPLIPGGELWGGSAAPWPDASDYDLSYPSLLQSPLQMVPTPTLLRPHELLLNGLGGFQ is encoded by the coding sequence ATGGGCTTCCCTGTCGGGTACTCCGATATGCTGCTCCCGCGGGTGCTCCTCCaggtgctcctcctcctcggccacctccACCGCTTCCTCCTCTGGGCCTTCCACGCCGTGGGGCTCGGCGACCTCGTCGACAACTACCCGCTGCCCGCCGCGACGGCGCAGGAGCAGTGGAGCGTGCACAGTggggcggcggccgccgcgctgcAGCACCGGCGGCCGGAGTTCCGGGCCGTGCCGGCAGTGGTCATCGAGGAGGCGCTCCCCGTGGTCCGGTTCGACGAGCTGGCGTCGGTTTGCGGGGACGGCGACTGCGCCGTCTGCCTCAgcggcatcggcggcggcgacgaggtgCACCGGCTCAGCAATTGCCGCCACGCCTTCCACCGGGGCTGCCTGGACCGCTGGATGGCGCACGACCAGCGCACCTGCCCGCTCTGCCGCTCGCCGCTCATCCCCGGCGGCGAGCTCTGGGGGGGCTCCGCCGCGCCCTGGCCCGACGCCTCCGACTACGACCTATCCTACCCGTCCCTGCTGCAGTCGCCGCTGCAGATGGTGCCCACGCCGACGCTGCTGCGGCCGCACGAGCTGCTGCTGAACGGCTTGGGCGGCTTCCAGTGA
- the LOC133921534 gene encoding protein REVEILLE 6-like isoform X2, giving the protein MVSASTPPPPLPPTDASAAGEDASKKVRKPYTITKSRESWTEQEHDKFLEALQLFDRDWKKIEAFVGSKTVIQIRSHAQKYFLKVQKNGTSEHVPPPRPKRKAAHPYPQKASKNEPNYALKTDSSSIHMNSGVNATVSSWANNFIPPVVASSMVKGTGTMGPNNLCCSSSEGPTRAWQPGEANDQINQVPSLRLMPDFAQVYSFLGSVFDPSTSGHLQKLKEMNPIDVETVLLLMRNLSINLTSPDFEDQRKLLSSYSPSDGLEPGSSRSSALAMSAPFMIKGE; this is encoded by the exons ATGGTCTCCGCcagcacgccgccgccgccgctgccgccgaccGACGCCAGCGCGGCGGGGGAGGACGCCAGCAAGAAGGTGCGGAAGCCGTACACCATCACCAAGTCGCGCGAGAGCTGGACGGAGCAGGAGCACGACAAGTTCCTCGAGGCCCTGCAGCT GTTTGATCGTGACTGGAAAAAGATAGAAGCTTTTGTTGGCTCGAAGACTGTCATCCAG ATAAGGAGCCATGCACAGAAGTACTTTCTGAAGGTTCAGAAAAATGGAACCAGTGAACATGTCCCACCTCCACGACCAAAGCGCAAAGCTGCTCATCCGTATCCACAGAAGGCCTCCAAAAATG AACCAAACTATGCACTCAAGACAGATTCATCTTCCATCCATATGAACTCAGGTGTGAATGCAACTGTTTCTTCATGGGCTAACAATTTCATCCCACCAGTTGTCGCCTCATCTATGGTGAAAG GTACTGGAACAATGGGCCCAAACAATTTGTGCTGTAGCAGTAGTGAAGGCCCTACAAGGGCATGGCAACCTGGTGAAGCCAATGATCAGATAAATCAAGTTCCATCACTCCGCC TTATGCCGGATTTTGCACAAGTATACAGCTTCTTGGGTAGTGTTTTTGATCCAAGCACAAGTGGTCATTTGCAGAAACTTAAGGAGATGAATCCAATTGATGTTGAAACG GTATTGTTGTTGATGAGGAATCTCTCGATCAATTTGACAAGTCCTGATTTTGAAGATCAA AGAAAGTTGTTGTCCTCATATAGCCCTTCTGATGGACTTGAGCCAGGGAGCTCCAGGAGTTCAGCTTTAGCAATGAGTGCACCTTTCAT GATTAAAGGCGAATAG
- the LOC133921534 gene encoding protein REVEILLE 6-like isoform X1 — protein MVSASTPPPPLPPTDASAAGEDASKKVRKPYTITKSRESWTEQEHDKFLEALQLFDRDWKKIEAFVGSKTVIQIRSHAQKYFLKVQKNGTSEHVPPPRPKRKAAHPYPQKASKNEPNYALKTDSSSIHMNSGVNATVSSWANNFIPPVVASSMVKDLGTGTMGPNNLCCSSSEGPTRAWQPGEANDQINQVPSLRLMPDFAQVYSFLGSVFDPSTSGHLQKLKEMNPIDVETVLLLMRNLSINLTSPDFEDQRKLLSSYSPSDGLEPGSSRSSALAMSAPFMIKGE, from the exons ATGGTCTCCGCcagcacgccgccgccgccgctgccgccgaccGACGCCAGCGCGGCGGGGGAGGACGCCAGCAAGAAGGTGCGGAAGCCGTACACCATCACCAAGTCGCGCGAGAGCTGGACGGAGCAGGAGCACGACAAGTTCCTCGAGGCCCTGCAGCT GTTTGATCGTGACTGGAAAAAGATAGAAGCTTTTGTTGGCTCGAAGACTGTCATCCAG ATAAGGAGCCATGCACAGAAGTACTTTCTGAAGGTTCAGAAAAATGGAACCAGTGAACATGTCCCACCTCCACGACCAAAGCGCAAAGCTGCTCATCCGTATCCACAGAAGGCCTCCAAAAATG AACCAAACTATGCACTCAAGACAGATTCATCTTCCATCCATATGAACTCAGGTGTGAATGCAACTGTTTCTTCATGGGCTAACAATTTCATCCCACCAGTTGTCGCCTCATCTATGGTGAAAG ATTTAGGTACTGGAACAATGGGCCCAAACAATTTGTGCTGTAGCAGTAGTGAAGGCCCTACAAGGGCATGGCAACCTGGTGAAGCCAATGATCAGATAAATCAAGTTCCATCACTCCGCC TTATGCCGGATTTTGCACAAGTATACAGCTTCTTGGGTAGTGTTTTTGATCCAAGCACAAGTGGTCATTTGCAGAAACTTAAGGAGATGAATCCAATTGATGTTGAAACG GTATTGTTGTTGATGAGGAATCTCTCGATCAATTTGACAAGTCCTGATTTTGAAGATCAA AGAAAGTTGTTGTCCTCATATAGCCCTTCTGATGGACTTGAGCCAGGGAGCTCCAGGAGTTCAGCTTTAGCAATGAGTGCACCTTTCAT GATTAAAGGCGAATAG
- the LOC133921535 gene encoding 2-C-methyl-D-erythritol 2,4-cyclodiphosphate synthase, chloroplastic-like yields the protein MATAPSSLFLASSPISTAPRTRSGPAASCPSPSLSSLRLRRSSPAVAAAVQAEHQPAVAAVPKPPALPFRVGHGFDLHRLEPGLPLIIGGISIPHDRGCEAHSDGDVLLHCVVDAILGALGLPDIGQIFPDSDPRWKGADSSVFMREAVKLMHEAGYELGNLDATLILQKPKISPFKETIRSNLCDLLGADPSVVNLKAKTHEKVDSLGENRSIAAHTVVLLMRK from the exons ATGGCCACCgctccctcctccctcttcctggcctcctcccccATCTCCACCGCGCCACGAACCCGCTCCGGCCCCGCCGCGTCCTGCCCGTCCCCTTCCCTGTCGTCCCTGCGCCTCCGGCGGTCGTCTCCCGCCGTCGCGGCCGCGGTCCAGGCGGAGCACCAGCCCGCCGTGGCCGCAGTGCCGAAGCCGCCGGCGCTCCCATTCCGCGTGGGCCACGGCTTCGACCTCCACCGCCTCGAGCCTGGCCTCCCGCTCATCATCGGCGGCATCAGCATCCCCCACGACCGCGGCTGCGAAGCGCACTCCGACG GGGACGTGCTGCTGCACTGCGTGGTGGACGCGATTCTCGGCGCGCTGGGGCTGCCGGACATCGGGCAGATCTTCCCGGACTCCGACCCCAGGTGGAAGGGCGCCGATTCTTCGGTGTTCATGAGGGAAGCC GTGAAATTGATGCATGAAGCAGGCTATGAGCTGGGCAACCTTGATGCTACGCTGATCTTGCAAAAACCAAAAATCAGTCCATTCAAGGAGACAATCCGATCAAACTTGTGTGACCTACTTGGGGCAGATCCATCTGTTGTCAATCTCAAGGCCAAGACGCACGAGAAAGTTGACAGTCTAGGGGAAAACAGGAGCATAGCGGCTCATACTGTAGTTCTCCTGATGCGGAAGTAG
- the LOC133921537 gene encoding pentatricopeptide repeat-containing protein At1g11290, chloroplastic-like, with the protein MLSLSTPSSPLLPLPPQGTTASPVGLLRRAAARRDAPLTSALHAALLKSGGLHPTRPLAASNSLLHAYLQCGLLSRALRLLDETPRRDAATYASLISAHCRRGAPLDAFRAFLDMLAWGTDQGEGDAVRPNEFTVAALLQACGLARDERLGRMVHGYLVVGGFCGDPFVVGSLVNMYAKVGDAVSARSLVLGLPCRDVVSWTAIVSGCVLNGMLTEALEVFVMMLEDGVLPNNVTMLSVIQACSLMGASGLFGPVHALVVQLELEDDTSVVNSLIMMYAKNGFVEEAMRLFEGLYLRRGDVCSNEDVIAALVYGCTISGSLKNGEGIHAHLIKMGAFPSVSIENSLMGMYARFEQVDAAHLVFEGMKFKDIVSWNTIISCLAKSDRVNEAIELFSVLHAGGGGLTPDFVTVLSIVHACSNAGLLQQGQMLHGYIMKSGFVHDVSICNALISMCAKLGRIDFAEMIFDWMGIKDLVSWNSMITAYGMHGDGHSALRIFHQLKDSGTPAPNAITFVSVISACSHSGLISEGYKCFESMRTDHGIEPSIDHYACVVDLLGRSGRFAEAEEFIRDMPVHPNSSIWGPLLAACQLHGNVDLAEKVAKELSALEPESDIWRVSLANTYALAGRWKNSAKIRTEMRRVGLRKETGWSFVDVGGVEGFKFVSADTRHRDAEKIYSVWHSMNKHMADLADDVYSLSPVSAI; encoded by the coding sequence TCCTCGCCTCTGCTCCCGCTGCCTCCCCAAggcaccaccgcctctcccgTCGGTCTCCTCCGCCGGGCCGCGGCGCGGCGGGACGCGCCGCTCACCTCCGCGCTCCATGCCGCTCTGCTCAAGTCCGGCGGGCTTCACCCCACGCGACCCCTCGCCGCGTCGAACTCCCTCCTGCACGCATACCTCCAATGCGGCCTCCTCTCACGCGCGCTCCGCCTGCTCGACGAAACGCCCCGCCGCGACGCGGCGACCTACGCCTCCCTCATCTCCGCGCACTGCCGCCGCGGTGCGCCCCTTGACGCCTTCCGCGCCTTCCTGGACATGCTAGCCTGGGGCACCGACCAGGGCGAGGGCGACGCCGTCCGCCCCAACGAGTTCACGGTGGCTGCGCTCCTGCAGGCCTGCGGGCTAGCCAGGGACGAAAGGCTCGGGAGGATGGTGCATGGGTACCTCGTGGTTGGGGGTTTCTGTGGTGACCCGTTCGTGGTTGGCTCATTGGTCAACATGTACGCCAAGGTTGGGGATGCGGTAAGCGCGCGGAGCCTGGTTCTTGGATTACCCTGCAGGGACGTTGTTTCTTGGACGGCCATCGTATCAGGGTGCGTGCTCAACGGGATGCTAACAGAAGCACTCGAGGTGTTCGTCATGATGCTGGAAGATGGCGTCCTCCCCAACAATGTCACGATGCTGAGCGTCATTCAGGCGTGCTCTTTGATGGGTGCGTCAGGATTGTTTGGTCCTGTGCATGCTCTTGTTGTTCAGTTGGAGCTTGAGGACGACACTTCCGTTGTGAATTCTCTTATCATGATGTACGCAAAGAATGGATTTGTTGAAGAGGCCATGCGGCTTTTCGAGGGTTTGTACCTGAGGAGAGGGGATGTCTGTTCTAATGAGGATGTTATTGCTGCACTTGTTTACGGTTGCACCATTTCAGGGTCCCTGAAGAATGGGGAGGGAATCCATGCGCATTTGATTAAAATGGGTGCTTTCCCAAGCGTCAGCATTGAGAACTCCCTCATGGGCATGTATGCTAGATTTGAGCAAGTTGATGCGGCGCACTTGGTGTTTGAGGGCATGAAATTTAAGGACATCGTTTCATGGAACACCATTATCTCGTGCCTTGCTAAGAGTGACCGTGTGAATGAAGCCATTGAACTTTTCAGCGTTCTTcatgctggtggtggtgggctCACGCCTGACTTTGTCACGGTCCTGAGCATAGTGCATGCTTGCTCCAATGCAGGATTGCTGCAGCAAGGGCAGATGCTCCATGGATACATCATGAAATCTGGTTTCGTGCACGATGTATCAATATGCAATGCTCTGATAAGCATGTGTGCCAAGTTAGGAAGAATTGATTTCGCTGAGATGATCTTTGATTGGATGGGTATTAAGGACCTTGTTTCATGGAATTCAATGATCACTGCTTATGGGATGCATGGCGATGGTCATTCAGCTCTAAGAATTTTCCACCAGTTGAAGGACTCTGGAACACCTGCACCAAATGCTATCACATTTGTGAGTGTGATATCAGCTTGCAGTCACTCTGGTTTGATTTCAGAAGGCTACAAGTGCTTTGAAAGCATGAGAACAGACCACGGCATTGAACCTAGCATCGATCATTATGCCTGTGTAGTTGATCTGCTTGGAAGATCTGGGAGGTTTGCTGAGGCTGAAGAATTCATCAGGGATATGCCTGTCCATCCCAACTCATCCATTTGGGGACCTCTTCTGGCTGCTTGCCAGCTTCATGGGAATGTTGATCTTGCAGAAAAGGTTGCTAAAGAATTGTCAGCCTTGGAACCTGAGAGTGACATATGGAGAGTCTCCTTGGCAAATACCTATGCCTTGGCTGGAAGATGGAAAAACTCTGCAAAGATTAGGACTGAAATGAGGAGAGTCGGTTTGAGAAAGGAGACTGGGTGGAGTTTTGTAGATGTTGGAGGGGTTGAGGGTTTTAAGTTCGTGTCAGCAGATACAAGGCATCGCGatgctgaaaaaatatattcagTATGGCACAGTATGAACAAGCACATGGCTGATTTAGCTGATGATGTGTATTCACTGAGTCCAGTTAGTGCAATTTAG